In the Klebsiella electrica genome, one interval contains:
- a CDS encoding IS6-like element IS26 family transposase, translated as MNPFKGRHFQRDIILWAVRWYCKYGISYRELQEMLAERGVNVDHSTIYRWVQRYAPEMEKRLRWYWRNPSDLCPWHMDETYVKVNGRWAYLYRAVDSRGRTVDFYLSSRRNSKAAYRFLGKILNNVKKWQIPRFINTDKAPAYGRALALLKREGRCPSDVEHRQIKYRNNVIECDHGKLKRIIGATLGFKSMKTAYATIKGIEVMRALRKGQASAFYYGDPLGEMRLVSRVFEM; from the coding sequence ATGAACCCATTCAAAGGCCGGCATTTTCAGCGTGACATCATTCTGTGGGCCGTACGCTGGTACTGCAAATACGGCATCAGTTACCGTGAGCTGCAGGAGATGCTGGCTGAACGCGGAGTGAATGTCGATCACTCCACGATTTACCGCTGGGTTCAGCGTTATGCGCCTGAAATGGAAAAACGGCTGCGCTGGTACTGGCGTAACCCTTCCGATCTTTGCCCGTGGCACATGGATGAAACCTACGTGAAGGTCAATGGCCGCTGGGCGTATCTGTACCGGGCCGTCGACAGCCGGGGCCGCACTGTCGATTTTTATCTCTCCTCCCGTCGTAACAGCAAAGCTGCATACCGGTTTCTGGGTAAAATCCTCAACAACGTGAAGAAGTGGCAGATCCCGCGATTCATCAACACGGATAAAGCGCCCGCCTATGGTCGCGCGCTTGCTCTGCTCAAACGCGAAGGCCGGTGCCCGTCTGACGTTGAACACCGACAGATTAAGTACCGGAACAACGTGATTGAATGCGATCATGGCAAACTGAAACGGATAATCGGCGCCACGCTGGGATTTAAATCCATGAAGACGGCTTACGCCACCATCAAAGGTATTGAGGTGATGCGTGCACTACGCAAAGGCCAGGCCTCAGC